The following coding sequences lie in one Alloacidobacterium dinghuense genomic window:
- a CDS encoding DUF899 family protein: MALKGKPRDMNKWREVLLDPNVHFPGESSEYRRARNELLEAEAELRRQNEQVAAQRRALPAGGLIREDYVFESAADGSKVRFSELFAPGRNSLVIYNMMFPRWSEDQRAGAPGGKTAELPLVDQPCPSCTSVVDGLDGAAFHLAERINLVVIAKTSPDRLGAYAQERGWRNLRLLSSRNNTFNRDYHAEAPDGGQLPVLNVFSRGEDGIYHHWTSEMTFKRGDTSSLDPVWVIYGALDLTREGRGDSAAYPNLQY, translated from the coding sequence ATGGCTCTCAAAGGCAAACCACGCGACATGAACAAGTGGCGGGAAGTACTCCTCGATCCGAATGTCCACTTCCCCGGCGAGTCGAGCGAATACCGGCGCGCGCGCAACGAGCTGTTGGAGGCTGAGGCAGAGCTCCGGCGGCAGAACGAGCAGGTCGCCGCCCAGCGCCGCGCACTCCCAGCTGGCGGCCTCATCAGGGAGGACTACGTCTTCGAGTCCGCGGCCGATGGCAGCAAGGTCAGGTTCTCGGAGTTGTTCGCACCGGGCAGGAACTCGCTGGTCATCTACAACATGATGTTCCCGCGCTGGTCAGAAGACCAACGAGCGGGCGCCCCAGGGGGCAAGACAGCCGAACTGCCCCTGGTCGATCAGCCGTGCCCGTCATGCACATCGGTCGTTGACGGGCTCGATGGTGCTGCTTTTCACCTCGCCGAGCGCATCAACCTCGTCGTGATCGCGAAGACAAGCCCCGATCGGCTCGGCGCCTACGCACAAGAACGCGGCTGGCGCAACCTGCGGCTGTTGTCCTCGCGGAACAACACCTTCAACCGCGACTACCATGCGGAAGCACCGGACGGCGGGCAGCTCCCGGTCCTGAACGTGTTCTCACGCGGCGAGGACGGGATCTATCACCACTGGACGAGCGAGATGACATTCAAGCGCGGCGACACCAGCTCCCTCGACCCGGTCTGGGTAATCTACGGCGCTCTCGATTTGACGCGCGAGGGACGCGGAGACAGCGCTGCCTACCCCAACCTGCAGTACTAG
- a CDS encoding helix-turn-helix domain-containing protein, which translates to MHKHPETAWSLEQLAQSAGMSRARFAAHFRKVVGMTPFDYLTNWRLGVAQTMLRKGNSLKLIAAAVGYTNATALTRVFTQRLRNVTN; encoded by the coding sequence ATGCATAAACACCCTGAAACTGCCTGGTCGCTGGAACAGTTGGCTCAAAGCGCTGGTATGTCCCGCGCGCGCTTCGCCGCCCACTTTCGCAAGGTCGTCGGCATGACGCCATTTGATTACCTGACGAACTGGCGCCTGGGAGTTGCCCAAACGATGTTGCGCAAGGGCAACTCGCTGAAGCTCATCGCAGCCGCCGTTGGATACACCAATGCCACAGCCCTGACGCGAGTCTTCACCCAGCGTCTCCGAAATGTCACCAACTGA
- a CDS encoding DUF2182 domain-containing protein gives MKRQESVLKMTDASYGKFECAICARAISERAFFAVAALLFAASAAVTIVWCNSMSAMGGMTMAGGWTMSMAWMRMPGQSWAGASSSFVCMWGVMMAAMMLPSLVPMLSRYRRALGGAENLGKLTALVGAGYFSVWTTWGIAAFPVGVALAALEMRHPALSTAVPIAVGVVVVIAGAFQFTAWKARQLDSCRDAPGPGALSPCAATAWRHGLRLGLHCSQCCAGLMAILLVIGVMDLRAMAVVAGAITVERLAPAAERVARAIGAVIIGTGLFLIARAAGLG, from the coding sequence TTGAAGCGGCAAGAATCAGTATTGAAAATGACCGACGCGAGTTACGGCAAGTTCGAGTGCGCCATTTGCGCCCGCGCGATTTCCGAGCGCGCGTTTTTCGCCGTCGCGGCGTTGCTGTTCGCCGCCAGCGCGGCGGTGACGATCGTCTGGTGCAACTCGATGTCGGCGATGGGCGGGATGACGATGGCCGGCGGGTGGACGATGTCGATGGCGTGGATGCGAATGCCCGGACAGTCGTGGGCGGGAGCGTCGTCGTCGTTCGTCTGTATGTGGGGCGTGATGATGGCGGCGATGATGCTGCCGTCGCTGGTGCCAATGCTGTCGCGCTATCGGCGAGCGCTGGGCGGCGCGGAAAATCTTGGCAAGCTGACCGCGCTGGTTGGGGCCGGTTATTTCTCGGTGTGGACCACGTGGGGAATCGCCGCCTTTCCGGTGGGGGTCGCGCTGGCGGCACTCGAGATGCGGCATCCGGCGCTATCGACCGCGGTTCCGATCGCGGTCGGCGTGGTGGTCGTGATAGCGGGCGCGTTCCAGTTCACCGCGTGGAAGGCCCGTCAGCTTGACAGCTGCCGCGATGCGCCCGGGCCCGGCGCGCTTTCACCGTGCGCCGCCACCGCGTGGCGGCACGGCCTGCGCCTGGGGCTGCACTGCAGCCAGTGCTGCGCGGGCCTGATGGCGATCCTGCTGGTGATTGGCGTAATGGACCTGCGCGCGATGGCGGTGGTGGCGGGCGCCATCACGGTCGAGCGCCTGGCGCCGGCGGCCGAGCGGGTCGCGCGAGCGATCGGAGCGGTCATAATCGGAACCGGCTTGTTTCTGATCGCGCGAGCAGCCGGGCTCGGATGA
- a CDS encoding zinc-binding alcohol dehydrogenase family protein, protein MKGVGYKKPLPISNLDSLIDIEVPVPTPSGRDLLVRIEAVSVNPADTKLRAGVGPLPGDEFRILGFDGAGVVIDTGEDVELFKKGDEVWYAGSVVRPGTNAEYHLVDERIVGLKPRTLDFTQAAALPLTAITAWELLVDRFGLRGKSSGHGDSILIIGGAGGVGSILTQLARKLTGLNVITTASRPETSAWCIELGAHFVIDHTKRLKPQLESIRFPTVNYIAALTASDCHYPGMIEVLAPEGTIGMIDDPPHVDVKPLKDKSASFHWEFMFARPKYQTQSMIRQHELLSSVAKMVDNGELRTTIGENVGVINASNLKKAHTMLESGRTRGKIVLTGF, encoded by the coding sequence ATGAAGGGCGTGGGATACAAGAAACCGCTCCCCATCTCGAATCTCGATTCACTCATCGATATTGAGGTTCCTGTACCGACACCGAGCGGTCGGGACCTCTTGGTCAGAATCGAGGCTGTTTCTGTGAACCCAGCAGATACCAAGCTGCGCGCAGGAGTGGGTCCATTACCGGGCGACGAGTTCCGAATCCTGGGCTTCGATGGCGCGGGCGTGGTGATTGATACTGGCGAAGACGTGGAACTCTTCAAGAAGGGGGATGAAGTTTGGTATGCGGGCTCCGTTGTTCGACCGGGCACAAACGCTGAGTATCATCTGGTAGACGAGCGGATCGTTGGTCTCAAGCCAAGAACGCTGGACTTCACCCAAGCCGCAGCCCTTCCGCTCACTGCCATTACAGCTTGGGAACTTCTGGTCGACCGTTTTGGCTTGCGTGGAAAATCGTCTGGGCACGGAGATTCTATTCTGATCATTGGTGGCGCAGGCGGTGTGGGGTCAATCCTCACGCAACTCGCTCGCAAACTGACGGGACTGAACGTTATTACAACCGCGTCCCGTCCAGAAACTTCCGCCTGGTGCATTGAATTGGGAGCACACTTTGTCATTGACCACACGAAGCGGCTCAAGCCCCAGCTTGAGTCGATTCGTTTTCCCACCGTCAATTACATCGCAGCGCTTACGGCTTCGGACTGTCATTATCCCGGCATGATCGAAGTTTTAGCGCCGGAAGGCACGATTGGCATGATCGACGACCCGCCCCATGTCGACGTCAAGCCGCTCAAGGATAAGAGTGCCTCGTTCCACTGGGAATTCATGTTCGCCAGGCCGAAATACCAGACACAAAGCATGATCAGGCAGCACGAATTGCTTTCTAGCGTTGCAAAGATGGTGGACAACGGCGAACTCCGGACAACGATCGGCGAGAACGTAGGAGTCATCAACGCTTCAAATCTCAAGAAGGCACACACGATGCTGGAATCTGGCCGGACGCGAGGAAAGATTGTGCTGACGGGCTTTTAA
- a CDS encoding DUF417 family protein → MASCRRPCESGRRSARGTYQRFEPTVPATRQFQGVYACPRSPLTSWQFKVFGPYILGDMIGATEWTAALLLIIGYFKPKAGILAGIILVGMFFTTSSMLITTPDDTIVFHGIHYMNNLGLFLFKDIISFGVAFYLISYFGKKAILSENKANSQNAAFLLRDVVPPSASVYLVKQDAARATLVTEITW, encoded by the coding sequence ATGGCGTCATGCCGACGACCTTGCGAAAGTGGGCGGCGAAGCGCGCGCGGGACATACCAGCGCTTTGAGCCAACTGTTCCAGCGACCAGGCAGTTTCAGGGTGTTTATGCATGTCCTCGATCGCCACTTACCAGTTGGCAATTCAAGGTCTTTGGACCATATATTCTGGGGGATATGATCGGGGCCACTGAATGGACAGCAGCACTCCTGCTGATCATTGGCTACTTCAAACCGAAAGCAGGCATTCTGGCCGGGATCATTCTAGTCGGCATGTTCTTCACCACAAGCAGCATGTTGATCACAACCCCGGATGACACCATCGTGTTTCACGGCATCCATTACATGAACAATCTCGGCCTGTTTCTCTTCAAGGACATTATCTCTTTCGGAGTTGCGTTCTATCTGATCAGCTATTTCGGCAAGAAGGCAATCCTTTCCGAAAACAAAGCTAATAGCCAAAATGCCGCTTTCCTGCTCAGAGATGTGGTCCCTCCGTCGGCGTCGGTCTATCTAGTAAAGCAGGACGCTGCCAGAGCCACGCTTGTTACTGAGATTACGTGGTGA
- a CDS encoding tyrosine-type recombinase/integrase: MTQRRQRGWLKKETRIPGETWVLHFRTTRKSDGRRVENKIPLGLIRDLPDKLTAWAEVERLHLPINPVDSRRGVTFGDLVLHYAEHELVERTESIHPKAHTTIKGYDRALRNRLLPKWGNRIALDIEPLEVEEWLTTLKKEEELENPTLDRLRRVMSLVYRHGQRYGLIPRTQESNPMRFVRCKTTSCYEAMIITPEQAYAIVRNLQEPERTLTLLAAGTGLRISECLGLQWQDVNFAEAMIHVRRTWTGGQVGLPKTKASKGPVPLHPLLAEFMLRWKKKTAYSDPGDWVFASFRLKGKQPRVANMLVEDYLRPAAAKAGILSSHRDDCGRLVEDDPRRFGFHNLRHSLASFLVRIRTDPKTVQTLLRHSDVKLTLQFYSHAVSQDRMAAAGEMLIAILSHAADQSGLGAD, from the coding sequence ATGACGCAAAGACGACAACGAGGTTGGCTGAAGAAGGAAACACGCATACCGGGTGAAACATGGGTGCTCCATTTTCGAACTACGCGCAAGTCCGACGGCAGGCGAGTGGAGAACAAGATCCCTCTTGGTTTGATCCGCGATCTTCCCGACAAACTTACAGCCTGGGCTGAAGTCGAGCGATTGCATCTTCCGATCAATCCGGTGGACTCGCGACGCGGTGTCACATTTGGCGACCTTGTACTGCACTACGCCGAACACGAATTGGTCGAGCGAACAGAATCAATCCACCCAAAGGCGCATACCACAATAAAAGGTTACGACCGCGCCCTCCGAAACCGCTTGCTTCCGAAATGGGGCAACAGAATTGCGCTGGATATAGAACCGCTCGAAGTCGAGGAGTGGCTGACGACTCTGAAGAAGGAAGAGGAGCTTGAAAATCCAACTCTCGACCGACTGCGACGTGTCATGTCTCTGGTCTATCGCCACGGCCAACGATATGGCTTGATTCCACGAACTCAGGAATCGAATCCAATGCGCTTCGTCCGTTGCAAGACAACCAGCTGCTACGAAGCCATGATCATTACTCCCGAACAAGCTTACGCAATCGTCCGAAACCTACAGGAGCCGGAGCGCACTCTGACGCTTTTGGCTGCGGGCACTGGTCTGCGCATCTCCGAGTGCCTGGGATTGCAATGGCAGGATGTAAATTTCGCGGAGGCGATGATTCATGTACGTCGCACCTGGACGGGAGGCCAAGTGGGTTTGCCAAAGACCAAGGCTTCAAAGGGGCCTGTGCCGCTCCATCCACTGCTGGCCGAATTCATGCTTCGCTGGAAAAAGAAGACCGCCTATTCGGACCCAGGCGACTGGGTGTTTGCTTCGTTTCGACTGAAAGGCAAGCAGCCGCGGGTAGCGAATATGCTCGTTGAAGATTATCTGCGCCCGGCCGCAGCGAAGGCTGGAATTCTTTCATCGCATCGAGATGATTGCGGGCGGCTAGTGGAGGACGATCCGCGCCGGTTCGGATTTCACAACCTTCGCCACAGTCTCGCATCGTTCCTGGTTCGCATCAGAACTGATCCAAAAACGGTGCAAACTCTGCTTAGACATAGCGATGTCAAATTGACGCTCCAGTTTTACAGCCACGCTGTCAGCCAGGATCGCATGGCCGCCGCGGGGGAAATGTTAATCGCGATTCTCAGCCACGCGGCGGATCAAAGCGGACTGGGAGCGGACTAA
- a CDS encoding helix-turn-helix domain-containing protein, producing MRVELFQPESDIEPRHWVRHDQAFAMMLGPGSIEWGSKRSALEKFDYAKGDLALCHRHEGEWVGLMNVPHLQLGISDAALMASSDGTYGEVELHPSRKFADSRLSALVAAARAEMVAGFPSGRLFLDSVEQAMAVALVTGHAVRHRPVQMYRGGLGSARLRRIKELVDAKIGDDLSLDEMAQSIGLSTAHFARMFRKSTGETPHQFVLRQRVERAKAMLRAPDARVLDVAVACGFRTQQHFAQVFREVCGVNPTQYRQDLLNSEVSCVSETHSEDMLRL from the coding sequence ATGAGAGTTGAACTCTTTCAACCCGAGTCTGATATAGAGCCACGTCATTGGGTGCGGCATGATCAGGCTTTCGCAATGATGTTGGGGCCCGGCTCAATTGAATGGGGCTCAAAGCGTTCCGCGCTGGAAAAGTTCGACTATGCGAAGGGCGACTTAGCACTGTGCCATCGTCATGAGGGAGAGTGGGTTGGACTCATGAACGTACCGCATTTGCAGCTCGGTATTTCCGACGCGGCCCTGATGGCCAGCTCGGACGGAACTTACGGCGAGGTAGAACTGCACCCTTCACGTAAGTTTGCTGACTCCCGCTTGAGTGCGCTGGTTGCCGCCGCGCGTGCGGAGATGGTTGCTGGCTTTCCGAGCGGGCGGCTATTTCTGGATTCTGTTGAACAGGCGATGGCCGTAGCCCTGGTCACGGGTCATGCAGTAAGGCACCGTCCTGTGCAGATGTACCGAGGCGGACTAGGCTCAGCGCGCTTGCGAAGGATTAAAGAGTTGGTCGATGCGAAGATCGGGGACGACTTGAGTCTCGACGAGATGGCGCAATCGATAGGATTGAGCACAGCCCATTTCGCGCGGATGTTTCGCAAGTCAACCGGCGAGACCCCGCATCAATTTGTTCTGCGCCAAAGGGTCGAGCGCGCTAAAGCGATGTTGCGTGCACCCGATGCGCGAGTATTGGACGTGGCCGTGGCCTGTGGCTTCAGAACTCAGCAGCACTTTGCGCAAGTTTTTCGTGAAGTCTGTGGAGTTAATCCAACTCAGTATCGCCAGGATTTGCTGAATTCCGAAGTGAGTTGCGTTTCGGAAACCCATTCCGAAGATATGCTACGCCTCTGA
- a CDS encoding YceI family protein: MKAILLSILLCFFGSQYALAVERQIDPEQSTLTIHVGKSGLLLAAAHEYTVTAPIANGTIDDGVSAEISFRVEAIRLTVLPEEHRSKIQHAMQERVLESSRFPEIYFASDKVQSTAEGEWDVLGQLTLHGETRTVLVHVNSLDGKYIGSTMIKQTDFGIQPVSVGGGTRIKNELKIDFSIKMR; encoded by the coding sequence ATGAAAGCAATCCTTCTGTCGATTCTGCTTTGTTTCTTCGGGAGCCAATACGCGCTCGCGGTCGAGAGACAGATCGACCCGGAGCAAAGCACGCTCACCATCCATGTGGGCAAGAGCGGGCTGCTCTTGGCCGCCGCCCACGAGTACACGGTGACAGCTCCGATTGCGAACGGAACGATTGATGACGGAGTTTCAGCGGAGATCAGCTTTCGGGTGGAGGCGATCCGCCTGACCGTCCTGCCGGAAGAACACCGGAGTAAGATTCAACACGCGATGCAGGAGCGAGTTCTGGAAAGCAGCCGTTTCCCGGAAATCTATTTTGCTTCCGACAAGGTGCAATCCACGGCAGAGGGAGAATGGGATGTTTTAGGCCAGCTAACCCTACATGGCGAAACCAGGACGGTACTGGTGCACGTGAATTCACTCGACGGCAAATACATTGGAAGTACGATGATCAAACAGACTGACTTCGGTATTCAGCCAGTCAGCGTTGGTGGAGGCACAAGGATAAAGAACGAGCTCAAAATCGACTTCTCTATCAAGATGAGGTAA
- a CDS encoding helix-turn-helix domain-containing protein yields the protein MNISRAFTSKTAPLSILPTAKRDFMPVDVAVVEAPRGEWVLPAVNDVRLGLILSDYSAHWHSSKGLLSINVSAGSLSICEFNQPRRMEMQNPANVALVLLQNEILEQALHDSRKQRVELQERHGLQDHNMRHLMEILLYEKRQGFPSGGFFLDSIAAALASHLIHYYSAAAPLISESVGGMAPSTLRRCIALMEARLEGNLRLDELACEAGLSTSHFIRSFRESTGKTPYQFLLDRRVQRAQTLMRDPRTSLTKVAKSSGFANQHHMARIFRCVTGMTPSNYRRSL from the coding sequence ATGAATATAAGTCGTGCATTTACATCAAAGACGGCTCCGCTCAGCATTCTGCCAACAGCGAAGCGGGATTTCATGCCAGTCGATGTGGCCGTGGTGGAAGCACCCCGAGGAGAATGGGTACTTCCAGCAGTTAATGATGTCCGTCTTGGCCTGATCCTCTCCGATTACTCTGCCCACTGGCATAGCTCGAAAGGCCTGCTATCGATAAACGTGAGCGCTGGCAGTCTGTCGATATGCGAATTCAACCAACCGCGACGCATGGAGATGCAAAACCCCGCAAACGTCGCCCTCGTGCTTTTGCAGAATGAAATCCTGGAGCAAGCTCTGCACGATAGCCGGAAGCAACGAGTTGAACTGCAGGAGCGTCATGGGCTACAGGATCACAACATGCGCCATCTCATGGAGATTCTTCTGTACGAAAAGCGTCAGGGTTTTCCCAGTGGCGGCTTTTTTCTGGACAGCATAGCGGCCGCTTTAGCGAGCCACCTTATTCATTATTATTCTGCTGCTGCACCACTTATATCGGAATCCGTTGGAGGGATGGCGCCCTCTACTCTGCGTCGGTGCATCGCATTGATGGAGGCACGCCTCGAAGGAAACCTTCGACTGGATGAATTGGCGTGCGAGGCTGGATTGAGCACATCGCACTTCATTCGGAGTTTCCGCGAGAGTACCGGTAAGACGCCCTATCAATTCCTGCTTGATCGGCGAGTGCAAAGAGCACAAACCTTGATGCGCGATCCTCGCACTTCGCTGACTAAGGTTGCCAAGTCGAGCGGCTTCGCCAATCAGCATCACATGGCCCGCATTTTCCGATGTGTCACGGGCATGACGCCAAGCAACTACCGTCGGTCGTTGTAA
- a CDS encoding DoxX family protein: MPRNSGQQTDVSMGYLILRVSIGLNIFTHGLSRILAGPANFAHILVPMFQHTFLPATSVYLFGLCLPWAEAAVGFFLLIGIYTRYVILVGALLMLSLTFGATLRQDWESAGLQLIYVAIYTALLAFRQYNQFSADGHLRRSETD, translated from the coding sequence ATGCCCCGCAATTCCGGCCAACAGACCGACGTGTCTATGGGCTATCTAATTCTGCGCGTAAGCATCGGGCTCAACATCTTCACGCATGGCTTGAGCCGCATCCTTGCCGGTCCAGCGAATTTCGCACATATTCTGGTCCCGATGTTTCAACATACTTTTTTACCCGCAACATCGGTATATCTATTTGGGTTGTGCTTACCATGGGCCGAAGCCGCCGTCGGTTTTTTCCTCTTGATAGGCATCTACACTCGCTACGTTATCTTAGTCGGGGCACTTCTCATGCTCAGCCTCACGTTCGGTGCGACATTGCGCCAGGATTGGGAGAGTGCCGGACTTCAACTCATCTACGTCGCGATCTATACGGCACTTCTGGCTTTCAGGCAGTACAACCAGTTCTCGGCTGACGGGCATTTGAGACGAAGCGAAACCGATTAA
- a CDS encoding NAD(P)/FAD-dependent oxidoreductase: MSARTRKQVLILGGGFGGLYTALGLEQTLARDSDVQVTLVNRENFTLFTPMLHEVAASDLDMTHIVNPVRKLLSHVVFFHGEVVHIDLASKHVTVVHGPERHSHELNYDYLVLALGSTTNFFGLPGLERRGMTMKSLSDAIHLRNQLIDMLEEADFECAAGERPNLLTIVVAGGGFAGVETVAAVNDFLRESIRFYPHLTAAMLRVVLAHPGDVILPELGPKLGAYAQKKLSERKVEIRVNTKVVCVDEDVVDLSDGSTIPTKTMIWTAGTSANPLIATLPCKLDRGRIVTNEYLEVQDWPGVWALGDCASITDHKTGRPHPPTAQHALRQGKTVAKNVTATIRGGTKTRFSFSTLGLLAAIGRRTGVANILGINFSGFVAWFLWRTIYLSKLPRLEKKVRVALDWTLDLLFSKDLVHLLDLRAPTVSQIEQEVDTSLARSER, translated from the coding sequence ATGAGTGCAAGAACGCGCAAACAGGTGCTGATTCTCGGTGGTGGGTTCGGTGGACTCTATACCGCTCTCGGGCTTGAACAGACGCTCGCCCGCGATAGCGATGTGCAGGTCACGTTGGTCAATCGGGAGAACTTTACCCTCTTCACTCCCATGCTGCATGAGGTTGCTGCAAGCGATCTGGATATGACACATATCGTGAACCCAGTCCGGAAGCTCCTAAGCCACGTCGTGTTCTTTCATGGGGAGGTGGTACATATTGACCTCGCCTCGAAGCACGTGACGGTGGTGCACGGTCCGGAGCGCCATAGTCACGAACTTAACTACGACTATCTCGTTCTCGCTCTTGGGTCGACCACAAACTTCTTCGGGCTGCCGGGCCTTGAGCGCAGGGGCATGACGATGAAGTCGCTGAGCGATGCAATTCACTTGAGGAATCAACTGATCGATATGTTGGAGGAGGCGGATTTTGAGTGTGCGGCCGGCGAACGGCCTAATTTATTGACGATTGTTGTTGCTGGCGGTGGTTTTGCCGGGGTCGAGACGGTGGCCGCTGTGAACGATTTTCTGCGCGAATCGATTCGGTTCTATCCACATCTTACGGCAGCCATGCTCCGGGTGGTTTTGGCACATCCGGGTGATGTGATCCTCCCGGAACTGGGGCCAAAATTGGGCGCGTACGCTCAGAAAAAATTGTCAGAGCGCAAAGTAGAGATTCGAGTCAATACAAAGGTTGTCTGTGTAGACGAGGATGTGGTGGACCTGAGCGACGGCTCTACTATTCCGACGAAGACAATGATTTGGACCGCAGGGACATCTGCGAATCCTCTCATTGCCACACTGCCATGCAAATTGGACCGCGGTCGTATTGTGACAAATGAGTACCTGGAAGTGCAGGATTGGCCGGGCGTGTGGGCGCTGGGTGACTGCGCTTCGATTACAGACCACAAGACTGGCCGGCCACATCCACCGACCGCTCAACATGCCCTCCGGCAAGGTAAAACTGTTGCGAAGAACGTAACCGCGACGATTCGTGGCGGCACAAAGACGCGGTTCTCATTTTCCACGTTGGGTCTGCTCGCAGCGATAGGCCGAAGGACCGGTGTGGCGAACATTCTTGGAATTAACTTCTCAGGTTTCGTTGCCTGGTTTCTGTGGCGCACCATTTATCTGAGTAAGTTGCCTCGTTTGGAGAAGAAGGTCCGCGTAGCCTTGGATTGGACGCTCGATTTGCTTTTTAGCAAGGACCTCGTCCACCTCCTCGATCTCCGGGCTCCGACGGTGTCGCAAATCGAACAAGAGGTGGATACTTCGCTTGCGAGGTCCGAGCGGTAG
- a CDS encoding L-dopachrome tautomerase-related protein, with the protein MSANPDQNLRSVLGFYVDRTNDWLWALDMGYIAGETEAPAGAQKVLVFDLETGSLVKRIGLDIACDRKGSFLNDIVVDEQRKIGYISDSGIRSAPDNMVGIIVIDVASGSARRVLHKHASLQVVPGVKVFSHNNEVWPGNPMKCGINGIALSPDANTLYWTVTTGFHAYSISTQLLRDPSAPDEEISAAVRNIGSVGGNSDGIVTDAEGNLYITDLTHGGIVKYDSQKHTMTLVASDAGVWWPDTPTIDHEGNLVFSSSNLSQHFAGGIKPGQERYELWRLILNSR; encoded by the coding sequence GTGTCTGCAAATCCGGACCAGAACCTGCGTAGTGTGCTCGGCTTCTATGTGGACCGGACCAACGATTGGTTGTGGGCGCTGGATATGGGCTACATTGCCGGCGAAACAGAGGCTCCGGCAGGGGCACAAAAAGTTCTCGTGTTCGATCTTGAGACCGGCAGCCTGGTCAAGCGTATTGGACTGGATATTGCATGCGATCGCAAAGGAAGTTTCCTGAACGACATAGTCGTGGACGAACAACGGAAGATCGGCTACATCTCCGACAGCGGCATACGCAGTGCACCAGACAATATGGTGGGCATCATTGTTATCGATGTCGCCTCGGGATCGGCCAGACGAGTGCTGCATAAGCACGCCAGCCTGCAGGTCGTGCCCGGAGTGAAGGTGTTCTCCCACAATAATGAGGTGTGGCCGGGAAATCCCATGAAGTGCGGTATCAACGGCATTGCTCTCTCGCCGGACGCGAACACCCTCTATTGGACAGTAACAACAGGTTTCCACGCGTACTCGATTTCGACGCAATTGTTGCGAGATCCGTCAGCCCCTGACGAGGAGATCTCTGCGGCAGTTCGCAATATCGGGAGCGTCGGAGGCAACAGCGACGGGATCGTGACCGATGCGGAAGGAAACTTGTACATCACGGACCTAACACACGGGGGTATCGTCAAATACGATTCTCAAAAACACACGATGACGTTGGTAGCGTCTGACGCAGGTGTGTGGTGGCCGGACACGCCAACCATTGATCACGAGGGAAATCTCGTTTTCTCATCGAGCAATCTCAGCCAGCACTTTGCTGGCGGAATCAAACCCGGACAAGAGCGCTACGAGTTGTGGCGATTGATACTTAATTCAAGATGA
- a CDS encoding carboxymuconolactone decarboxylase family protein, with protein sequence MFDMKNLTRLKKLDENAPDTMKAFWAFDKEAFKEGAIDVLHKQLMAVAVALTTQCPYCIELHVKAARQAGANDTMLTEAAIGAAAMRAGAAVTHASHCSKSNEGTAEAPQAVPLARSSTIKSSEQPLRWYFRVESC encoded by the coding sequence ATGTTTGATATGAAGAATCTCACTCGGCTCAAAAAGCTCGATGAGAATGCGCCTGACACGATGAAAGCCTTTTGGGCTTTTGATAAAGAGGCGTTCAAAGAGGGTGCTATCGATGTCTTGCACAAACAGTTGATGGCGGTCGCCGTTGCGCTCACGACGCAATGCCCATACTGCATTGAGTTGCATGTGAAGGCAGCGCGTCAGGCCGGCGCAAATGACACGATGCTGACGGAAGCAGCCATAGGTGCCGCGGCAATGCGGGCGGGCGCGGCCGTCACTCACGCGTCGCACTGTTCAAAGAGTAATGAAGGCACAGCGGAAGCGCCTCAAGCGGTTCCGCTGGCTCGTTCTTCAACGATCAAGTCATCGGAGCAACCTTTGCGATGGTATTTCAGGGTCGAATCTTGCTAG